From the Paenibacillus sp. FSL H8-0548 genome, one window contains:
- a CDS encoding AAA family ATPase: MSMKLVKAEIDGFGQLYGRQISLDAPVVIVYGPNEAGKSTMFGFIRSMLFGFAKRGQQSERQEPVNGGRHGGRLFFRNAENEHFVLERYASESSGKLKLRGLAFVPSGNDQLDHSGIEANDLFYSAGTSLLQGDWERQFLGGVSERLYRQLFAITLTELQEVGALSGDELGQYLHQAGWDSGKKIAAAEKRLAQEMETLFKPRGSNQLMNQQLKSLEQLEALLRKREDSIAAYNDLVAQTKKLETAISRMETELPASADRQRLLRKACSVRPLWIHKQKLLVEREALAYAARLSEHAERSWAELLRQRTEQREEREKHRQKHMLLELQLETISYDDRLLRLGDEIEALLQASDSMRALNQDRTELELELREQDERIARLVSSIAPEWTERQLRELNVTVADRDLVRTERQQELELTRAEERIAAELETLKQQEREASLALEEARNAAEREQTRLERRSGERFEVLPSSREALRGAWNALDHALREWELGRVRLSGSGEEPAGRGQAAGRSGAGLLWAAAAGAGGAALALVVGAGEVTAAALVLAGAALALAAAAMLRSRSVGDLRSAKKQGRGSSSRDGSSSRASRTTASALLEYERRVLQALEAIVREPEEAAAALLAAKHQSTADEHTLAAEQARTQLRAAVETRLEALQSSERLLDHCSELAHRLERVRAHAAGRSEAAAAASQTRQATARQWAGWLAARSLPAGMSPAAVLEAFELAEQALQRLQHYDRLAAKHAAAGSTVTAYAKQAAELCSYFEEAAAQVAADPALALRLLHAEIRRHAAAKQDALAIIARREELSLAIQTADLRLQELNGEITAQIAAAELSSETEYELAITHRRSLHDIELEVSKAELEITAGLSAERIRELEQLFETQDEEQLQALQFMSQAEHDELETERRESLEQRGRLQQSLEYLLQEEEQQRLISEKEMTVAQLEQAVERYAILSISAALINRTKRIYEEERQPIVLRNASRFIAKLTDGKYIRVLTTPGESGIKLETAEQRLIDSGMLSRGTAEQVYLAMRLALAEEASHGAKLPLLLDDVFVNFDKGRLHAVAKLLAELSSERQMIVMTCHEHVRDALLEHCHEAALVQL, translated from the coding sequence ATGAGCATGAAGCTTGTGAAGGCTGAAATTGACGGATTTGGACAGCTATATGGACGACAGATTTCGCTGGATGCGCCTGTCGTTATCGTCTATGGACCGAATGAAGCAGGCAAAAGCACGATGTTTGGCTTCATCCGCTCGATGTTATTTGGGTTTGCCAAGCGCGGACAGCAAAGCGAACGACAGGAGCCGGTAAATGGCGGTCGACATGGCGGCCGGTTGTTTTTTCGCAATGCGGAAAATGAGCATTTTGTTCTGGAGCGTTATGCATCAGAGAGCTCAGGCAAGCTGAAGCTGCGCGGATTAGCATTTGTGCCAAGCGGCAATGACCAGCTTGATCATAGTGGAATTGAGGCAAATGATTTGTTTTATTCAGCAGGCACGTCACTTCTGCAAGGAGACTGGGAGCGGCAGTTTCTGGGCGGTGTGAGTGAAAGGTTGTATCGCCAATTATTTGCGATCACGCTTACGGAGCTGCAGGAGGTCGGGGCGCTATCAGGCGATGAGCTTGGGCAGTACTTGCATCAAGCAGGCTGGGACAGCGGCAAGAAAATTGCAGCAGCGGAAAAACGCTTAGCACAGGAGATGGAAACGCTCTTCAAGCCTCGAGGCTCTAATCAGCTAATGAATCAGCAGCTCAAATCGCTTGAGCAGCTTGAAGCTTTGCTGCGCAAGCGGGAAGATTCAATCGCCGCGTACAACGATCTCGTTGCACAGACGAAGAAGCTGGAGACTGCGATAAGCCGCATGGAAACGGAGCTGCCGGCAAGTGCGGATCGACAGCGACTGCTGAGGAAAGCCTGCTCGGTTCGGCCGCTATGGATTCACAAGCAGAAGCTGCTTGTGGAGAGAGAGGCTTTGGCTTACGCAGCTCGCTTATCTGAGCATGCCGAGAGAAGCTGGGCGGAGCTGTTAAGGCAGCGGACAGAGCAGCGCGAGGAGCGGGAGAAGCATAGGCAAAAGCATATGCTGTTGGAGCTGCAGCTTGAGACAATCAGCTATGATGATCGTCTCCTCCGATTGGGCGATGAAATAGAGGCGCTGCTGCAAGCCTCGGACAGTATGCGTGCGCTTAATCAGGATCGTACGGAGCTGGAGTTAGAGCTGAGGGAGCAGGATGAGAGAATTGCAAGGCTTGTCAGCAGCATTGCGCCGGAGTGGACGGAGCGGCAGCTGCGAGAGCTGAATGTGACGGTAGCTGACCGCGATTTGGTGCGCACCGAGCGGCAGCAGGAGCTTGAGCTGACGCGAGCGGAGGAGCGGATCGCAGCCGAGCTTGAGACGCTAAAGCAGCAGGAGCGGGAAGCGTCGCTTGCTTTGGAGGAGGCGAGGAACGCAGCGGAACGGGAGCAGACTCGCCTCGAGCGAAGAAGCGGCGAGCGGTTTGAGGTGCTTCCAAGCTCGCGGGAAGCGCTGAGAGGGGCGTGGAACGCCCTCGATCATGCGCTCCGCGAGTGGGAGCTGGGGCGTGTGCGCCTCTCTGGAAGCGGCGAAGAGCCGGCTGGAAGGGGACAGGCAGCAGGCCGGAGCGGAGCCGGCCTGCTGTGGGCTGCTGCGGCAGGCGCCGGAGGAGCGGCGCTGGCACTCGTTGTTGGTGCTGGCGAGGTAACCGCGGCAGCACTGGTGCTTGCTGGAGCAGCGCTCGCGTTAGCAGCTGCTGCTATGCTTCGGAGCCGCAGCGTAGGAGATCTGCGAAGCGCGAAGAAACAAGGGCGCGGGAGCAGCAGCAGAGACGGAAGCTCATCTAGAGCGAGCAGAACGACGGCTTCAGCGCTCTTAGAATACGAGAGGCGCGTGCTGCAAGCGCTGGAGGCTATAGTGCGAGAGCCAGAAGAGGCAGCGGCAGCGCTGCTTGCTGCGAAGCATCAGAGCACCGCTGATGAGCATACGCTCGCTGCTGAACAGGCGCGCACACAGCTGCGCGCCGCAGTAGAGACCCGTCTCGAGGCGCTGCAAAGCAGCGAGCGCCTCCTCGACCATTGCAGCGAGCTCGCCCACCGCCTTGAGCGGGTGCGCGCACACGCTGCAGGGCGCAGCGAGGCCGCGGCCGCCGCTTCGCAAACAAGGCAAGCGACCGCCCGGCAATGGGCCGGCTGGCTTGCAGCTCGCTCGCTGCCGGCCGGCATGTCTCCGGCCGCGGTGCTCGAAGCATTCGAGCTTGCCGAGCAAGCCTTGCAGCGGCTGCAGCACTATGACAGGCTGGCGGCGAAGCACGCCGCCGCAGGCAGTACAGTGACCGCTTACGCTAAGCAAGCGGCCGAGCTGTGCTCGTATTTCGAGGAAGCTGCTGCTCAGGTCGCTGCTGACCCTGCTCTCGCTTTGCGGCTGCTGCATGCCGAGATACGCCGACATGCAGCAGCCAAGCAGGACGCGCTAGCTATTATCGCGCGCCGTGAAGAGCTGAGCCTCGCGATACAGACCGCGGATTTGAGGCTGCAGGAGCTGAATGGCGAAATAACCGCGCAGATTGCGGCAGCGGAGCTTTCAAGCGAAACCGAATATGAGCTGGCAATTACGCATCGCCGCTCCTTACACGATATAGAGCTTGAGGTGTCCAAGGCCGAGCTGGAAATAACCGCTGGTTTGTCGGCAGAGCGAATTCGTGAGCTGGAACAGCTATTCGAGACACAGGATGAGGAGCAGCTGCAGGCTCTGCAATTCATGTCGCAGGCAGAGCACGATGAGCTGGAAACGGAGCGGCGAGAATCGTTGGAGCAGCGAGGAAGGCTTCAGCAGTCGCTTGAGTATCTTTTGCAGGAAGAGGAGCAGCAGAGGCTGATTTCGGAGAAGGAAATGACGGTTGCACAGCTGGAGCAGGCAGTCGAGCGCTACGCTATTCTATCCATAAGCGCAGCTTTAATTAATCGTACGAAACGGATATACGAGGAAGAGCGCCAGCCAATCGTACTTCGCAATGCTTCGCGTTTTATTGCTAAGCTCACAGATGGCAAATATATTCGGGTTTTGACGACGCCGGGAGAGTCTGGCATAAAGCTTGAGACGGCGGAGCAGCGTTTAATTGACAGCGGAATGCTGAGCAGGGGCACCGCTGAGCAGGTTTACCTTGCTATGCGGCTCGCTCTAGCTGAGGAAGCCTCGCATGGGGCTAAGCTTCCACTTCTGCTGGATGATGTTTTTGTTAATTTTGACAAAGGCCGCCTGCATGCTGTGGCGAAGCTGCTCGCAGAGCTGTCCAGCGAAAGGCAAATGATTGTGATGACCTGTCATGAGCATGTGAGAGATGCCTTGTTGGAACATTGTCATGAAGCAGCTCTCGTGCAGCTTTAG
- a CDS encoding glycosyltransferase family 4 protein, with protein MNILQALFFPPEQPGGVSSMIPYIQDRFIKLGWQMDLFSLPKRVRNKGQEEIVFDTFDHTVYKGNVMVDKYIQTYKDYVWWTKLRITKPYDIIHAHHPIAALVMKQIFPDTPLAVTIHSSFERELILNGRIKEGGPEHQFLMSLYGELEAKADHLLTVSESFRTYIAPHIKHPERIKVIPNGFDEKRFRPIAHENEVTQLITVCRLVPAKGLDILLHACAELKKKGHPFVLHIIGDGPIREELEALAVELDLYDDIIFYGYMLHPEEFMPFFDVFVLPSRAEAFGSVFAEAALCWLALVGTNVGGIAEQIEDGVNGLLVPPENPIELANALEKVVTDPTYRYNLARAGSDKAKKVYSLQRVIAQLKKVYLDMKPE; from the coding sequence ATGAATATTTTACAAGCATTGTTTTTTCCACCGGAGCAGCCGGGAGGCGTATCTTCCATGATCCCGTATATTCAGGATAGATTCATAAAGCTAGGCTGGCAGATGGACTTATTCTCTCTGCCCAAGCGTGTGAGAAATAAAGGACAAGAGGAAATCGTATTTGATACCTTTGATCATACCGTTTACAAAGGCAATGTAATGGTAGATAAATATATTCAAACCTATAAAGATTACGTATGGTGGACGAAACTGAGGATAACAAAGCCGTATGATATCATTCATGCGCATCATCCGATTGCTGCATTAGTCATGAAGCAGATATTTCCGGATACGCCGCTGGCGGTTACGATTCACTCCAGCTTTGAGCGTGAGCTTATTTTGAATGGGAGAATTAAAGAAGGCGGTCCAGAGCATCAGTTTTTGATGAGTTTGTATGGGGAGCTTGAGGCGAAGGCTGATCATTTGCTGACGGTATCAGAATCATTTCGAACCTACATTGCACCGCATATTAAGCACCCGGAACGAATTAAAGTAATTCCAAACGGTTTTGATGAAAAACGGTTCAGACCGATTGCCCATGAAAATGAGGTAACTCAGCTTATAACGGTGTGCAGGCTTGTTCCTGCAAAAGGTCTCGATATCCTGCTGCATGCTTGCGCTGAGCTGAAGAAAAAAGGACATCCGTTTGTCCTTCATATTATTGGAGATGGACCGATTCGCGAAGAGCTTGAGGCGCTGGCGGTAGAGCTTGACCTTTATGATGACATTATCTTCTATGGCTATATGCTGCATCCAGAGGAATTTATGCCATTTTTTGATGTGTTCGTGCTGCCTTCACGTGCTGAAGCATTCGGCTCTGTATTTGCGGAAGCAGCATTATGCTGGCTTGCCCTCGTAGGCACGAATGTCGGCGGGATTGCTGAGCAAATTGAAGATGGTGTTAATGGCTTGCTAGTACCCCCAGAGAATCCAATAGAGTTGGCTAACGCTCTTGAGAAGGTGGTTACCGACCCTACTTATCGATATAACCTGGCTAGGGCAGGCTCGGACAAAGCGAAAAAGGTATATTCGCTGCAGCGCGTTATTGCGCAGTTAAAAAAGGTTTATCTCGATATGAAGCCGGAGTAA
- a CDS encoding xanthine phosphoribosyltransferase, producing MESLKQRILAESSVLSNNVLRMDALINHQVDPALTMEMGQEFARRFSEESITKVITVESSGIPAAYATAYTLGVPLVFARRKKTLIADPDAYVERVPSFTKGIVTDIMVSKQFLTAEDRVLFIDDIIANGDAARGLIKIIQRSGATLIGLGVVVEKSFQAGGKTLREQGIRVEPLVRISSLDNGEIKFE from the coding sequence ATGGAAAGCTTAAAACAACGTATTTTAGCGGAATCATCCGTATTGTCGAATAATGTGCTGCGGATGGATGCTTTGATCAACCACCAGGTCGACCCTGCATTGACGATGGAGATGGGACAAGAATTCGCAAGACGCTTTTCTGAAGAGTCTATAACGAAGGTCATAACGGTTGAATCATCTGGAATACCGGCTGCCTATGCTACGGCATATACGCTTGGCGTACCTCTTGTGTTTGCACGTCGGAAGAAGACATTAATTGCGGATCCAGACGCGTATGTGGAGAGAGTTCCTTCCTTTACAAAAGGGATCGTGACGGATATCATGGTCTCAAAGCAGTTTCTAACAGCAGAAGATCGGGTACTATTTATCGATGACATTATTGCTAATGGCGATGCTGCACGCGGACTAATAAAAATTATTCAGCGTTCCGGAGCAACGTTAATCGGACTTGGCGTCGTCGTCGAGAAGTCGTTCCAAGCTGGAGGCAAAACATTGCGGGAGCAAGGTATACGAGTGGAGCCGCTCGTCCGAATTTCATCACTTGATAATGGTGAAATTAAATTCGAGTAG
- a CDS encoding GGDEF domain-containing protein has product MSITQWLSGPTAQLLSSSAAIVILVLMLFMSVRLYVSYRNKQIYRLLITTIPLIIAKQGLLVVLAYPGHSFSPWLYLAFTILQIISFIIINFVFMKLYTHRSAQLKVIPFIIMSMMTFVIAGIQFAITPFTIETEIAPQAFTFPALDFYGLIVIFMIMLDTRSANMSSKYYASLVVFFACEVARLANAYVFHDSLMWLVSVSQLLPIVYYALLFLLLFEWVIERLMHTYQSSIIDGLTGLYNRRHFSSKAEQLLQSSKSMAIIFCDIDNFKKLNDTYGHHRADGVLKQVAEIIKEESSGIGSAGRYGGEELLSCISTELVKPEVVAESIRRRVEQESMVTISVGYCTSKESKDIQEMIKLADEAMYISKTTGKNKVSASKPITSSKKAKG; this is encoded by the coding sequence ATGTCTATTACACAATGGCTTTCAGGCCCGACCGCTCAGCTTCTTTCTTCATCGGCAGCTATCGTCATTCTCGTCTTAATGCTCTTTATGTCGGTACGGCTTTATGTCAGCTACCGCAATAAACAAATTTACCGCTTGCTCATTACGACGATACCGCTCATTATTGCCAAACAAGGCTTGCTTGTCGTACTAGCCTATCCAGGGCATTCATTCTCCCCATGGCTTTATTTAGCTTTCACCATTTTACAGATCATTTCTTTTATTATTATAAACTTTGTTTTCATGAAATTATATACTCATCGTTCCGCACAGCTTAAAGTCATCCCCTTTATTATTATGAGTATGATGACATTTGTTATTGCAGGCATACAATTTGCGATCACTCCCTTCACGATAGAGACAGAGATTGCTCCGCAAGCCTTCACGTTTCCTGCGCTCGACTTTTATGGCTTAATTGTTATTTTTATGATCATGCTCGATACGAGAAGCGCAAATATGAGCTCAAAATATTATGCAAGCCTCGTTGTTTTCTTTGCATGTGAGGTCGCAAGACTTGCTAATGCCTATGTCTTTCACGATTCGCTAATGTGGCTCGTGTCCGTTAGTCAACTGCTGCCGATTGTGTATTACGCACTCTTATTTTTATTGCTCTTTGAATGGGTCATCGAGCGTCTTATGCATACCTACCAATCATCGATTATAGATGGCTTAACTGGACTATATAATCGTCGTCATTTTTCTTCCAAGGCCGAGCAGCTGCTCCAATCGAGCAAATCGATGGCCATTATCTTCTGTGATATTGATAACTTCAAGAAATTGAACGATACTTATGGTCATCATAGGGCCGATGGCGTACTTAAGCAGGTAGCTGAAATTATAAAAGAGGAATCCAGCGGCATTGGCTCTGCCGGCCGTTATGGCGGAGAAGAGCTGCTCAGCTGTATTAGTACGGAGCTGGTGAAGCCAGAAGTTGTTGCCGAATCCATTCGCCGCAGAGTTGAGCAAGAATCAATGGTTACGATTAGCGTTGGCTATTGCACCTCCAAGGAGAGCAAGGACATTCAAGAAATGATAAAGCTTGCAGATGAAGCAATGTACATTTCAAAAACAACAGGAAAAAACAAAGTAAGTGCAAGCAAGCCAATTACCTCGTCAAAAAAGGCAAAGGGCTAG
- a CDS encoding DUF2164 domain-containing protein → MLILKLPKEQKEELTTKVQQFFEEERSETIGSIAAEQLLDFMLKEIGPHVYNHAIHDARKVVLERMQSLEDELYSLEKPVSAKR, encoded by the coding sequence ATGCTTATATTGAAGCTTCCGAAGGAACAAAAGGAAGAGCTAACCACGAAGGTGCAGCAGTTTTTTGAGGAGGAGCGTTCGGAGACGATCGGCTCGATTGCAGCAGAGCAGCTGCTTGATTTTATGCTGAAGGAGATCGGCCCGCATGTATACAATCATGCAATCCATGATGCGCGCAAGGTTGTTCTGGAGCGGATGCAATCGCTGGAGGACGAGCTATACTCGCTGGAGAAGCCTGTTTCTGCTAAACGGTGA
- a CDS encoding DNA repair exonuclease, whose protein sequence is MSVSFRFIHAADLHLDSPFRGLAKAPEQVRDALRDSTFAALRQLTRAAIREHVDFIVLAGDLFDESDRSLRAQLMLVREWEKLGEHGIAVYVIHGNHDPLNGVRADLNLPPNVHVFGAGQMEYRPAYRRGGELAAFVYGRSYGTRVMSENIAAAYQIEPEAPFHIALLHGNVDGDAAHDPYAPCSLDELIGGKGFDYWALGHIHHRRVLHEYPHVIYAGNTQGRNPRETGAKGCYLVDVSASKAIELNFLPLDAVRWLEHSYSIAGASSEQELLQQLDSLLDELLTEAAERSIMLRLSLIDRGPLHQKLSEPAVVRTLLEQLQKRRGFVNGEPWLYVYSMEVGTGAEINWEELAAEDSFAGELYRLSAELKEDTALWRDFAKEAVSAMTGHAKLGRMLQGKWDELPERWLEQARELTLGAIHSNERDG, encoded by the coding sequence ATGTCGGTATCTTTTCGATTTATTCATGCAGCGGATTTGCATCTGGATAGTCCTTTCCGCGGACTTGCGAAGGCGCCTGAACAGGTGAGGGACGCTTTGCGCGATTCTACCTTCGCAGCGTTGCGACAATTAACGCGGGCTGCGATTCGCGAGCATGTTGATTTCATTGTGCTAGCAGGAGATTTGTTCGATGAATCGGATCGCTCGCTGCGAGCGCAGCTTATGCTCGTTCGCGAGTGGGAGAAGCTTGGTGAGCATGGCATTGCTGTATACGTTATTCATGGAAATCATGACCCGCTGAACGGTGTGCGAGCAGATTTGAACTTACCGCCGAATGTGCATGTTTTTGGAGCGGGGCAGATGGAATATCGGCCGGCTTATCGCAGGGGCGGTGAGCTGGCTGCTTTTGTTTACGGTAGATCGTATGGCACGCGAGTCATGAGCGAAAATATTGCTGCCGCTTACCAAATCGAGCCGGAAGCTCCATTTCACATTGCGCTGCTTCATGGAAACGTCGATGGCGATGCTGCGCATGACCCTTACGCGCCTTGCTCGTTGGACGAGCTGATCGGCGGAAAAGGCTTTGATTACTGGGCACTTGGCCATATTCATCATCGAAGAGTGCTTCATGAATACCCGCATGTCATTTATGCAGGAAACACACAAGGACGAAATCCTCGTGAAACGGGTGCAAAGGGCTGCTATCTTGTTGATGTGTCTGCATCAAAAGCGATTGAGCTGAATTTTTTGCCGCTTGATGCAGTACGCTGGCTTGAGCATAGCTATTCGATTGCGGGGGCTTCCTCCGAGCAAGAGCTTTTGCAGCAGCTGGATTCGCTGCTTGACGAGCTGCTGACGGAGGCGGCGGAGCGGTCGATCATGCTTCGCCTTAGTCTGATCGACCGTGGACCGCTCCATCAGAAGCTGTCAGAGCCAGCAGTCGTGCGGACGCTGCTTGAGCAGCTGCAAAAAAGACGAGGCTTTGTTAACGGGGAGCCTTGGCTGTACGTTTATAGTATGGAAGTAGGCACGGGAGCTGAGATCAATTGGGAGGAGCTTGCGGCGGAGGATAGCTTTGCTGGGGAGCTCTATCGTTTGAGTGCTGAATTAAAAGAGGACACTGCGCTCTGGCGAGATTTTGCGAAGGAAGCGGTAAGCGCGATGACGGGTCATGCGAAGCTGGGGCGTATGCTTCAAGGCAAATGGGACGAGCTGCCGGAGCGCTGGCTGGAGCAAGCAAGAGAGCTGACGCTGGGAGCTATTCATAGCAATGAGCGGGACGGCTAA
- a CDS encoding PhzF family phenazine biosynthesis protein yields MSFPLYIVDAFSMERFKGNPAAICFLDEPQSEGWMQQVAAEMNLSETAFVVPGTDCCHLRWFTPVSEVDLCGHATLATAHMMWESGRLPKDETARFMTRSGPLSAVLLGDWIEMDFPAEPPEAVLAPEELIQGLGLIPRFVGRNRMDYFVEVDSEETVRTLRPDFGLLARVEARGVIVTSRSTGTTYDFVSRAFYPATGVNEDPVTGSAHCALAPYWARRLRRNELVGYQASERGGIVKVRPAGDRVYLSGQAVTILKGQLEG; encoded by the coding sequence TTGAGTTTTCCGCTTTATATTGTTGATGCTTTTTCAATGGAACGATTCAAGGGAAATCCTGCTGCGATATGTTTTCTTGACGAGCCGCAGTCGGAGGGCTGGATGCAGCAGGTAGCTGCAGAAATGAATTTATCAGAGACAGCATTTGTAGTGCCGGGGACGGACTGCTGCCATTTAAGATGGTTTACGCCGGTTTCAGAGGTTGACTTGTGTGGACATGCGACGCTTGCCACTGCTCATATGATGTGGGAATCAGGCAGATTGCCAAAGGATGAGACTGCGCGATTCATGACCAGAAGCGGACCCTTGTCGGCTGTTCTCCTCGGAGATTGGATCGAAATGGATTTTCCAGCAGAGCCGCCGGAAGCTGTGCTTGCGCCAGAGGAGCTTATTCAGGGGCTTGGGCTCATTCCGAGATTCGTTGGACGCAACCGGATGGATTATTTCGTTGAGGTGGACAGCGAGGAGACGGTGCGGACGCTTCGTCCGGATTTTGGGCTCCTTGCAAGAGTGGAGGCTCGCGGTGTCATTGTAACAAGCCGCTCTACGGGCACCACTTATGATTTTGTGTCGCGGGCATTTTATCCTGCTACTGGTGTTAATGAGGACCCTGTAACCGGTTCAGCGCATTGCGCGCTTGCGCCCTATTGGGCAAGGCGGCTGCGCAGGAATGAGTTGGTCGGTTATCAGGCATCGGAACGCGGCGGTATCGTAAAGGTGCGGCCGGCGGGTGATCGTGTTTATTTGTCTGGACAAGCTGTGACGATATTAAAGGGACAATTGGAGGGTTAA
- a CDS encoding family 43 glycosylhydrolase — protein MMNNENISAAGGKATSQNPLITTIFTADPSAHVWEDGKVYIYASHDMDPARGCDLMDRYHVFSSADMVNWVDEGEILRSDDVTWGRPEGGFMWAPDCAYKNGTYYFYYPHPSDSNWNDSWEIGVATSKKPASDFTDQGYITGLGGFAMIDPCVFVDEDERAYMYYGGGGKCAGVELNDDMISTKGEIKEMEGLEDFHEAAWAFKRNGLYYLTYSDNLDGLNRMRYATSDQPLGPWTYRGVFLEPTGCSTSHGSVAEFKGQWYMFYHNQDISGEGNLRSVCIDYLNFNEDGTIQTVIQTKEGVQAVGAPPAASPVESRYSAAACEVGGGAVLEITSHGEKVVTQLHSKGAYCQFDQINGENGGRAAIHICYATAERLGKLNLLVNDSDYSLINALSTGSSLNFTGRASITVPLNPGNNNRIRLTGGNGEISIKSITVSPFND, from the coding sequence ATGATGAACAATGAAAATATTTCTGCAGCAGGCGGCAAAGCAACCTCTCAAAATCCACTTATTACGACTATATTCACAGCTGATCCCTCCGCCCATGTATGGGAAGATGGCAAGGTTTATATTTATGCATCACATGATATGGATCCAGCAAGAGGTTGTGACCTTATGGACAGATATCATGTGTTCTCGTCGGCAGATATGGTGAACTGGGTAGATGAGGGTGAAATTTTGCGCTCAGATGATGTAACTTGGGGCAGACCTGAGGGAGGCTTCATGTGGGCACCCGACTGTGCTTACAAGAACGGAACCTATTATTTCTATTATCCGCATCCCAGCGATTCGAATTGGAACGACTCTTGGGAAATTGGTGTTGCGACAAGCAAAAAGCCAGCAAGTGATTTCACCGATCAGGGCTATATCACGGGACTTGGCGGCTTTGCCATGATTGATCCATGCGTGTTTGTGGATGAGGATGAGCGTGCCTATATGTATTATGGGGGCGGTGGCAAGTGCGCAGGAGTAGAGCTGAACGATGATATGATTTCGACGAAGGGTGAAATTAAGGAAATGGAAGGTCTGGAGGACTTTCATGAAGCGGCATGGGCTTTCAAAAGAAACGGACTCTATTATTTGACCTACTCGGATAATTTGGATGGTCTTAATCGCATGCGGTACGCAACGAGTGATCAGCCGCTAGGGCCGTGGACATATAGAGGTGTATTTCTTGAGCCGACAGGCTGTTCGACCAGTCATGGCTCCGTGGCGGAATTCAAAGGTCAATGGTATATGTTCTACCATAATCAGGATATTTCAGGCGAAGGCAATTTAAGAAGCGTTTGCATCGATTATTTGAACTTCAATGAAGATGGAACGATCCAAACCGTGATCCAGACAAAGGAAGGCGTTCAAGCTGTGGGTGCTCCACCAGCGGCAAGTCCAGTTGAGAGCAGATACTCCGCGGCAGCGTGCGAGGTTGGTGGAGGAGCTGTCCTTGAAATAACGAGTCATGGAGAAAAAGTCGTAACCCAATTGCATTCCAAAGGCGCCTACTGCCAGTTTGATCAAATTAATGGAGAAAATGGTGGAAGAGCAGCGATTCATATCTGTTATGCCACAGCTGAGCGTCTGGGGAAATTAAATTTATTAGTCAATGACAGTGATTATTCTTTGATCAATGCCTTGTCAACCGGAAGTTCGCTAAACTTTACCGGCCGTGCAAGTATAACTGTTCCGCTAAATCCAGGAAATAATAATAGGATCAGACTTACGGGCGGCAATGGAGAAATTAGTATTAAAAGCATTACTGTAAGTCCATTCAACGATTGA
- a CDS encoding DUF3243 domain-containing protein, producing the protein MAEFNHVVDKEGELELSKIDQTLDRMDSDKKDEILQNFQQFKGYLAKRIELAENIGLNEEQLALVAQKIAGYLAENEAPRNSDEKLLQELWKVGNENEQHHLAHLLVKLAQS; encoded by the coding sequence ATGGCAGAATTTAATCATGTTGTGGATAAAGAGGGAGAATTGGAGCTCAGCAAAATCGATCAAACGCTGGATCGTATGGACTCCGATAAAAAGGATGAAATTTTACAAAATTTCCAACAGTTTAAAGGCTATCTTGCTAAACGTATCGAGCTAGCTGAAAATATTGGTTTAAACGAGGAGCAGCTAGCTCTGGTAGCGCAGAAGATCGCTGGTTACTTAGCTGAGAACGAAGCGCCTCGCAACAGCGATGAAAAGCTGCTTCAGGAGCTTTGGAAGGTTGGTAATGAGAACGAGCAGCACCATCTAGCCCATCTGCTCGTAAAGCTGGCACAGTCATAA